A genomic segment from Malaclemys terrapin pileata isolate rMalTer1 chromosome 1, rMalTer1.hap1, whole genome shotgun sequence encodes:
- the LOC128829866 gene encoding myb/SANT-like DNA-binding domain-containing protein 2 has protein sequence MMESQDRKRAPAWTEREVRDLLTIWGDESVLAELRSSKRNGKVLEKVSKAMKDRGHTRDTQQCRVKIKELRQAYHKAREANGRSRAEPQTCRFYAELRAILGGAATTTPTVCYDSVNGETHREEGSGNEEDEDGGNVGGSQQQGSGETGFPNSQDMFVTLDLETVTPELTQDPEGTQETSAANVSPSQRLVNIRKRKRRTRDDMFTELQMSSHADRAQQNARRQSMSDMRKAQYEREERWRAEWRDEKSKWRAEDDRWRQLADRRQESMLRLLEHQTDMLQRMVELQERQQEQRPPLQPV, from the exons atgatggagtcccaggatcgcaaaagagctccagcatggaccgaacgggaggtaagggatctgctcaccatatggggagatgaatcagtgctagctgaactccgtagcagtaaaagaaatggcaaagtattagaaaaggtctccaaggccatgaaggaccgaggacataccagggacacacagcagtgccgcgtgaaaattaaggagctacggcaagcctaccacaaagccagagaagcaaatggaaggtccagggcagagccgcaaacttgccgcttctacgcggagctgcgtgccattctagggggtgcagccaccactaccccaaccgtgtgctatgactccgtcaatggagaaacacacagggaagagggttcggggaacgaggaagatgaggatggaggtaatgtaggtggctcacagcagcaaggaagcggagaaaccggtttccccaacagccaggatatgtttgtcaccctggacctggaaacagtaacccccgaactcacccaagaccctgagggcacacaggagacctctg ctgcaaatgtttctccttcgcagaggctagtgaacattagaaagagaaaacggaggacgcgggacgatatgttcacggagctccagatgtcctcccacgctgatagagcacagcagaatgcgaggaggcagtcaatgtcagacatgagaaaagcacaatatgaacgagaggagaggtggcgggctgaatggcgggatgaaaagagcaagtggcgggctgaagatgataggtggcgtcagcttgcagacagaaggcaagagtcaatgctccgtctgctggagcatcaaactgatatgctccagcgtatggttgagcttcaggaaaggcagcaggagcagagaccgccgctacagcctgtgtaa